A portion of the Meriones unguiculatus strain TT.TT164.6M chromosome 14, Bangor_MerUng_6.1, whole genome shotgun sequence genome contains these proteins:
- the LOC110558057 gene encoding small ribosomal subunit protein uS14-like has translation MRSGQGSRFGHVCSDLYGLIRKYGLNPCPQCFCQYTRM, from the coding sequence ATGAGGTCTGGCCAAGGTTCTCGCTTTGGCCACGTGTGCTCTGACCTCTATGGTCTGATCAGGAAATACGGGCTGAACCCGTGCCCTCAATGTTTCTGTCAGTACACAAGGATGTAG